In the Andrena cerasifolii isolate SP2316 chromosome 3, iyAndCera1_principal, whole genome shotgun sequence genome, ACGAAATAACTGAGAATGTTAAAGAAAAGCTTAAGAGAAGAAATTTCGTGCTAATGTTGGGTTATCTTGGCAAAGATTATTTTGGTATGCAAAGAAATCCTGGTAAAAAAACTATAGAAGAAGATTTATTATCCGCTTTGCTAAAGTCTGATTTCATTACAAAGGAACAATTTGAAGATGTAAGgcaaatcaaatttcaaagaGCTGCACGTACAGACAGAGGTGTGTCAGCAGTTAGGCAAATTGTTTCCCTTAGGCTGCGTAAGTGATCATTTAATAATATACGCGACGGATCGCAGCTCGGTATATTTTCTATGAATATATTAGTGGCGATTGGGCTACCACGGGCAAAAACTGGTTCGATTTGTAACTTCGTAAACATTTTCTACGTTACATATTTCAACTGAAGTTTTCTTTCAGCGGATCACACGAATAAGGAAGAAATAAATGAGCACCTCCCACAAGAAATTAGAGTGTTCGGTGTGAAGAGAGTCACTAAAGGTTTTAATAGCAAGAATCAGTGCGACGCAAGAACGTATAGATATGTTATTCCTACATTTTCTTTGGCCCCAGAAGATCCAATCTTTTTACAAATTGGGGAAGAGCGGGAACTAGATGTAGAGAAGCGACTCGAGCAACTCTCTATGATAGACGGAAAACCGTATAATGAATTTCGATTGACCACAGATATGCTAGATAAATTGAATGAAACTCTAAAATTATTTGAACGCACgcataattttcataattttacaTCCAAGATGTAAGCTATTTTAAACAGTAGAACACTGTTATGTATATGAAACAATAAACccctaatttttgtaaattcttTTGCAGAAGACCGTTGGACCCAAGCGCTCGACGTTATATCATAAGCTTCCGTTGCGTCGAAACGTTCGTTGCAAACGACACGGAATTCGCAGTATTGGAAGTGAAAGGACAAAGCTTTATGCTGCATCAGATTAGAAAAATGGTGTCTTTAGTAGTAGGAGTTGCCAGAAATATTGTTACAAATGATATCCTTAAGGATGCATTTTCGTTAGAAAGAATTGATATTCCTACCGCGCCCGGCTTAGGATTGAGTTTGCATCATGTAACATATTGAAATCTTAAATTACTCTCGAACTCGTGTGATTAATATTTACTAAAAAATTCCATATTTCACATTGCATAGGTACATTATAAGTATTACAATAAAAGGTACGGGACAGATGGAATTCACGAAACGCTAGACTGGGACGAATGCGGCGAAGAAGTAGAGAAATTTTATAAGGAATACATCCTAAAGAATATAGTAGACACGGAAGTTTCAGAAAAGACGTATCCTTTTTTTCTGCAGCTATTTACGTACGAAACATCTTGCACAGCGCATGTACCTTAACTAACATAACATAGGACGTTAACTTGGTTGGCAAGTTTTCTTACGCCAAAGAGATTCGCTTTCAGAGACCCTGTTGCACCTTGCGAATATGTTTGATAAAGTATACCACTGTATTGCATACGTCAAAAGTGTATTAAATACGTTTCTCACTAATCATCgtccattattttttaaattacgaagtAAATTATGCAGTAAATCGTCACAATGAAAATGCATACCTTGAAAGTATACCTTGAAAATGTATACCTTGAaagtacagtcgaacctcgataactcgaatctcaagggaagggaaaaaatcttcCAATTATAGAGGTTTCAGCTTATCAAGTTTTCGAGTAAGAGAGGttcaacaaacgaaaattcgacttatagAGACTTTGTACCACTTAATTTTTCGACTTGTGAAGCTGTAATGCAAGACAGATTCAAGTTTTAAaggtcaattgtttattgtatacctataatcaaatatacctacaacttatgtactacatatatagttacatatataaaaataattataagactttatgctcgaaatattactctttattacatattaaaaaaattgtgattttgcTTTGTGCTAGCCTTTTAGGGTATTGTAAATCGATAGCATTTTCaatcgtgaataatgcagagaaaacattttcctcaatattttgggatttttctacgaaatttcgtaatacatatgtagaagtaaacttcgacttgtAAACATGTTACATTTAGCATGCAAAATGTAGTTCGAATCAAGGAAGTATTATTTtgagttgtagaggtgtttacagctgagcggaagggaatgaagaaaattttcgtctTATAGAGATTtccgagttatcgaggttcgactgtgtAATTAATTTGTGATTGTTCGTTGATTAATCATAATAATCAATTGTCTTGTTCTTTCTTATATCTCTTTTAAATATTGTGAAATGTCAgttgtttatattatttatgtttttctaCATACGCCGTCTTTAAATAGGGATATGATGCATATGTGCTTTGCGTATTTTCCCTCGCGAACGAACACATGCAAGTATCTAACAGATACGGCTGCTAGCTTGTGTTTGTGTTCGCATGTTACGGGTAATTCCAGATTGCTTCAGGATCAGTAGGCGATCGGCAAGTACCGGGTCGAGACGTGAATCGCGAAATTTCTTTAGATTTCGCTTCATTATTATGAAGAAcgctataattataattatttttacaattatttctaGTAAGTAAACGCATTTATTCGGCAGcataattttttacattgttCCTTAAACTCAATTAAATTAAAAGTGTAATGCTGAAAAGTGATAGGAAACTAGAATTAATAGaaagtattaatatttaatattttaagcaaTATTTATAGTATTCCGAAACTggatttaaagtgaataaatttataatatttaaatttaatatctaATAAATTTTGTTGCCAAAATTATAGTAAATTGTTTCTGATAAACATGGAATCATTAATTTCATCACATTCtaaaataattgatttataattatCCGGGATATTCCAATAATTGTGATGTAGTAGCACAATAAGGATAAAGTATGTAGTAGATTTCAGAAACCAGTTTACTGAAGGCCTTGAACTCTAGAGAGAAAGAAGATGCTGATACATCTGAATCAATGATGATGTATTGGTGTATGATAACAGAATAGTTATATGGAATAGTGCAGAATTATGAAAcgaaatttcatgattttattGGAGGCAATTTACTGTAAAACATTAAGGATCagagaaggatatattttgagaatattcaaataaaatataaatacacaAGAATTCTATGTGCATTTCTTTACAGATCTATTAGAGTATGGATATGGACAGAGTAGTAAATGTGGGTAAGTTAACTTGGATGCTTCGTGCTACTGAAGCATCTCATGTAATCTATTCATAATTCTCAATAACAGGCttatttcagtaattaaaaatgataaattaatctgtgcttttttttatacagtttggAAAGATTTCAATGCAAGAATGGGCAGTGTATAGCAAACGAGTTGTTGTGCGATGGACGAGCAGACTGTAAAGATCAGTCTGATGAAACAGTTGCAGAATGTACCAAACCCGAAATAGCATGCCCTGATTATGCATTTCGATGTTCATATGGTGGATGCGTAGATGGAGATGCAACTTGCAATGGAGTACGAGATTGTGTTGACAATAGCGACGAGACATTATCTAGATGTAGAGATAGAGGGAGTAATGAATCTACAACGTGTTCGCCGAATCAATTCTTATGTGATAATAAACAATGCATTCCTGGAAGCAATTTATGCGATGGTACTGCTGATTGCGCAGATAAGTCAGACGAAACGTTTATTCAATGTGGATCAATCACGTAAGTTGTAAGCTGAAGAAATAACAGAATCCAAATTTATGTAATTCATAACTACGCGAGAgtcttattataattatatccaTATTGTAATTATGTACTGTGTTTATGTAAGAAGTAGAATATCTTCCCACCTATAGGTAACTAATGGCTCACAGCTGTTGACCGCGCATTAATATATGTCTACCTTAAATCTCTGTATAGGTGTCCACACTTAGTTTTTCGTTGCAACTATGGTGCGTGTATCGATGGTGATTTAAAGTGTAATGGAGTTGCGAATTGTGCAGACGGCTCGGATGAAGATCCAAGGGTATGCAGAGATATCACAGTCACAACCGCGCCTGACACAACTTCTACCACAACTTCTACCACAACTTTTACCACCTCTACTACTCGGACTCCGAGTCCAAGGCAACCTTGCATTGCACCTTCCCAACCCAAAAACGGCTCCTGGAAGTTACATAAATCACAGTGTGCCAGCGGAGAGCATTGCGATGTTCCAGAAGGTGTTCAGATGGAGCCTGGAACGTATTTAGTTTATAACTGTAATCCCGGTTATAAAATTAGAGGCTCTGCTGATGTAGTCTGTGGCCCAGGACGTGTGTGGTTGAATATCCCAGTCTGTACAGGTACAAGAATGCTACGATATAAAATTCTGATATATAATCATGCCGAGATATCATAAGCAACATTCTGTGTTCTAGAAATACGCTGCAGAGCTTTACAGTCAGCTTCGACAAATGCCGTATGTTTGTACGATGACGAAGATGTGTCGTGCCAGTCTCCCGTTTTACCCAGAACAGTAGCAGTATTAACGTGTCGCACTAGTTATCGCCAGGATACGGCATTATTGTCGAGATCAAcagttaaatgtaataaaactgGTCAGTGGGACCCAGAGCCGATACGATGCATTCCAGGTCCgctaacaataaatatatacgTTAACGAGCCTACTGTCTCGCAACAGACTAACATAATAAGGAGTAATTCCACATTGATAGAGATTTCGGACGATAAAATCGTTATTTATAGGAATAAAGAAAAAGAGTTGAATCCGGACATTGACGTTAGAATCAATAATGAAAGTGCATAAAAAAATCTGCCGCGTTAATTCGGAAGGGCGTATCTGGTCAAAGAgtggttctgagataaatgacttttagTATTTTGTGCTATGTCATCGGTATGctatataaatcggattaggttaaatattaaatctggataaaaggtatctaaatatttgtgacaaacccgtaaaatatttcataaacccCAAAGGAAACTTTGATAGATACGCTCAAAATCAGGCATCGATTTCAAATACCCCCGAAATATACATTGTTATATCTTCAGTTTTAATACAGATATGgcaataactcaatttaagcAAAAGTTGCAGgcacgccctttcgaattaacgcgGCAGAAGGCCCTCACGGTGTATTGATAAATATCCGCTTACTCTTCAATGTATGATATAAACAATTCCAcaaattaaattgaaattatgCGAGGGAACATCTGAAAGATCTGTATTACATTTTTGCATTTATTGAGATAATTCACGTGACAGTATTTGTACATGAGGTGTTGGGTAAAGAGCATTATAAAGTCTTATATATATTTACCTGTTAGCTCATGctatatatatgtttttaataaacttgttgatgtatttattttcaaatttgttatCTATTCCTATACAGCACTGTTACTTTAAGAAGTAAATGTGGATTATCTCTCGTAAACTGTAATTTAAAGTCGAGCATAATATGAAAGAACTAATTGCgattttataattcaaattaGACGTATAATTAGACTGTAATTTATGTTACGCGTACATGATCCAGCCTAAGCAatacaataatttaaatatatgttttagtaTGCGGTGTTACTACTCCAAACAATGTGCCGCTCATTGTGCACGGAACTCGACCGAAAATTAGTGAATTCCCATGGCATGCTACACTATACAGAGCGGAAAATCCTGACAAAACTAAAGAATTCATTTGCGGCGCAACTATTATTCACGAAAGGCTTTTAGTTACGGCAGCACATTGCGTTTATAACGAGGTCACCAAACGATTAGAGGACGCTTCGAAGTTTTTTATAGCAACGGGCAATATTTATAGGGAATACGACTCCCCTTTTCATAATTCGATAACTGTAAAGAAAGCTAAGGTACACATGTATACACCGACACGTTATTACAACTGTTTCGAACTAGCGCCAATGATTCTGTTATTAACGTTTTCTTATTTTAGGTAAAAAATATGTACGTCGTTTGTAACTACCTTGGATTAGAAGGGAATTATGCCGGAGATATAGCTATATTAGAGATCACGGAACCGTTTATATTTTCATCTCTATTACTGCCAATATGCATGGACATTCCTAACGAACAAATTATATTAGAGTCGGGGTTGTTTGGGAAAGTAGCAGGATTTGGTAGAACCGCTCTCGGAGCATCTAGTTATATTTTACAGTCGATTACGGTCCCGTACATTCCCTTGAATCAATGCAAAACATCAAGCATGCCTTATGAGACTGAAAGATACATTACGTTTGATAAATTTTGCGCTGGTTATACGAATGGTTAGTACAGAAAGTTTCTTAATCACGATATCACACattttatgatttttcttttactataTCTTATGTCTCTTCTGAAGTACATTAAGGATGTGAACATTATAGGAACATCAGTTTGTGACGGCGACAGCGGTGGTGGACTAGCTTTTAGAAGAAGAAATCTGTGGTACCTAAAGGGCATCGTTAGCGTTAGCCTTGGCACAACAACAACAGGAGCTGGCAGAATTTGCGACAGTAACTCATACTCTTTGTACACCCGAGTTTCCAATCATATGTCGTGGATACAAGAAGTTATTCTTCAATTAGAATCATACAAATCGTATCCTTCATGTCGGACAACATTCTAATCTCTTGCATTCTGCTTCGATAAAGCAAGTGGATTGAAATattctttcctttttcctttttttttctcgtataAATGCATCAAGACTGTGCATTCAGGAGTAAATACAACGCAGTGTATTCGTCTGATCATATATTATATTCATGTTAGGGGtaatccttaaattacgtaaagcttttttaggggggagggggtcgcgaatttcttacgttttctaacatgaagggggggggggagtcaggtagcgtcttacgtattatttttttttaaccaaattttcaataaatacaaattctatcattaatgttccgtaaaagtagtttcagtttaaattccccgaaaccgagttcaatgatttatataaacttttaaaagaattttaataactgaaaaaattaagtgtaaaaaatgttacgtaaCGAGGGGGATGGAATATTAAATCTTATGAAAATTATCCTTACGTattttaaggacggccccttttCATACATCATTATTACATAGAGTTAAAACAAGAAAGCAGTAAGACATAAATTATACAGTATACAATATTAGAAATACGTTTAATAAGAAATGCAGAACTATATTACTAATTTAAAAAGACAAATAAAGCCAAGCAAGGCGCGAACACATTAATAGATTTTTCAGTATACAGTGAATGTAAAATGACAAAATCAGTTGAATACTGCATTTATTATCATATTAAATGTACTGATTATAAGTAAAACTGTTGTTCAAATAATAGATAATGCGCTTAAGTAATTCCAAGTACAATTACTGCACAGAAAGAAGGCTCCTGGCAGGCGGGGCAGGCCGCCACTGTGACGATTGGTTTTTGTCACTGATTGGTGCACACTCATAAAGACAaggcacacgtatttttgttACAGGCGGAATTTGCCATATCTACTTACTACAATGTAACAGACGCAGGTTCAGGCGGCGGACTGCACCGCCTCCCAGGAGCTTTCTTTCTGTGCATATACATATCACATTCCTTTCTGTGTTTTATAAATATCAGAGAAAAGCAAACGTTTTACTTGTAAGGGTAATTCGATATTCATACCTCATTCATCGCTAAGGATGTTTTGGGTACGGTAGTACTTATGGAATAGAGTGTAAGTTGTACTGTGTTGAATGTTTGGATATGtgatatttctattaaaaaaaattaccaccAACGTGTAAGTTTCTTAAACTCTGTTCAAATTCATCGACGCTAGAATCAAATTCTGTACTTGATCTCGGAGGGAAAACACTTTCCTCGAATCTCATTAATTCTTCTAATTCCTGTTCTAGGTCAGTATTTGAATCATCATTCTTCAAAGTCTCCAGTAAAATAACTTGCACTTCCCTTTGTTCTTCCAAAGCTTAAAATCAAGAAAATGTGCAAACAAATATTAAGGAATTTAATTACATGGATTCAAGACTGTACTCGCCCCGATCAAGTCATTCATAATATCTTTAACATTAGTTTCAggtaaattactttcatttaatttctttaacacATCGACGATTAAGATTTTAGAAAAAATGTTGTGTACTATACTTATGTTGATTGctcataaaaaattctgaaaaatggtaaTGAAACTTGCGCGCTAAACCGGAATACCCaaccagggccggcggaacacaatgcgccgcataagggcgccagccgaagggggcgctaaaaaactatatcgcaggcttaataataaaggaatccaccttgtacataaataaaatgtaaatgtaaatcttctttttgtactccgtaaaggcatataaaatagaaaacaggtgtaaacattttcttgcataagagtgccaaccatcctcgcgtcggccctgtaCCCATTCGCAGTGTTGGGTATACAGTAATATTGGCACACGGCTGTTTTAAATGTCCTTCATTTGACttttagatatttttttatgttacgTTAAGTTTTGAAGattaacaatttctttcgaATATAAAATACGCCATTCTTAAAAACAAGGTATTTACCTAATGAATTATTCTTTCATAAGAAATCAAGAGAAATAGTCGAACAAAATGCGACTGAATCTTGTCTCCGTAATAATCGGTATATTTACCCCCGAATAATCCTGGGACTGCGAGCTCGAGTCTGTTTTCGCTTGAAACGGGTAATTCCAGATTGCTCGAGGATCAGTAGGCGATCGGCGAATACCAGTTCCAGAAGTGAATCGTGAAGTTTCTTTACAGTTCGCTGCATTATTATGAAGAAtgctataattataattattttaacaatTGCTTCCAGTAAGTAAACGTGCTTATTCGACATCATAAATTTTtacattgttttttaaattcaattaaattaaaagtGTAATGCTGAAAAGTGACAGGAAACTACGtagaaaataatacaatttaacaATGGCGTCCACAGATTTTTTCTGGGGGggaggggcaactttgggatgacggtaaagaaaaatacagtAGTGAAAACACAATGCTGACGATgacatcgacgaatcggatTATGAGACACGCGGTGCGGGTGAATTAGCTCACTTCCTTTTTTGAActcattttgtagtgccaatttaattaaaaatttaaaatcgaaatttaaacaatttacatttttaatataaattttataaagatCAGTTGTTAAAAATATGCGCTTTCTTCTCAAAAGCcacggggtgggggggggggggcaactgcccTTTTTGATCTCTACCCGCCGCGGACGCCtatgatatttaatattttaagtaaTATTCTTAGTAGTCAGAAttcgaagaagaaagaaagattCTTAGTAGTCATGCCTggatttaaagtgaataaattgaataTACTCTTCACTAAATTTTGGTGCCAAAATTACAGTAAATTGTTTCTAATAAACATGGAATCACTATATTTCATTACGTTCTACAATTGAAGCAGTGAGAGCAATAACGGACCAACccacataaaaaaattttttcctattttatatgattagtagagcctattggaatatgtTATTACTACTaacttaattttgaaaaaaaactgtgtgttagtccgttgttgctctcactgcctcaatttaTTTAGAGTTTTCCGGGATATTCCAGTATTTGTGGTGTAATAAAACAAATAAGGATAAAGTATGCAGCAAGTTTCAGAAACCAGTTTGCTAAAGGCCTTGAACTTTGGAGAAAACGAAGATGTTGGTTAGGGTGGCTGTAATATTCACTCTgggtgaatttttttcaagattttactCGAGGCACCCACCAGAAtaattccaaataataaaaacaaatctGTGTAAAATTTGAGCCCGATTGGATAAGGGGAACAGCTACTCCTGGCtctttgaacatttaaataattacacagttcgacagccatctggacttgtaacattcaatagtcattttttcttataggttttcgtgcgctgaacacgaatccgccaACCGTTTGTTGcaatcaccctcagtttttgagaaattccattttgaaaaaactgcaaattttcaactttgagcatcttttgtgtcgaaacagtaatagttattcggttgcttgttacgtcaaattattctatgaactctcttgaatgcaacgatataagttattagtgcattacgaacatttaaatatgtttaaacaccgatcaaagggaaaagaacacccgaaatgcactcatttttcaggtatctttcaatttatttccagaactaagggtctaggataaaatctaactactccacgagatgcagcagacatttttccttcggaaagcatcaacggaactggtaagtcacgttttgttttcaatacagaagcgaaatagttggGCAAAACGTCCGACGTCGACAATGGTAGTCACGCGAAGCGATTGTTACGCTGATTCTAAGCGGCagcggatcgcgcgccgccattgtttaccactgtcgacgccgcacgttttgcaaaactattttgcttctgtattggaaacaaaatgtgacttaccacttctgttgatgctttccgaaagaaaaatgtctgctgcatcgcgtggagtagttagattttatcctagacccttagttctggaaataaattgaaagatatctgaaaaatgagtgcatttcgggtgttcttttcctttggtcgttgtttaaacatatttaaatgttcacaatGCACTAATaagttatatcgttgtattcgggagggttcatagaataatttgacgtaacaagcaaccgaataactattactgtttcgacacaaaagatgctcaaagttgaaaatttgcagttttttcaaaatttaatttctcaaaaactgaggatgaTATGGCGACAAGCGGTTTGCAGATTCATTTCCAACGCACGAAAACCTGTAAGAAATGGATATTGAacgttacaagtccgaaaaaagtcacaTTTTGTCGAATTGTGTTATCTAATaactcacaaagtcgattttatgtaattatcctccaagttattgattacataaaaaaatatgtcaaacaagaTTGTAGATGCAGACAatgagcatcttttatgttgtattagtttttctcgtgcgacaaacggttttcgaaaaaagtccgtaAAACTGTAAtgaaaaaacaaatttctttttcaaattttgaaagtttaaatccttctcgaacacttttacTTGtttatatctatatctatatcttcgatattttcgcgaatttcggtccctaattttcaggaaacattcatcacatatcaaacactgaaaatatccCCAAAAAATCGATCTTTTATCAAAGATTGTGTATGATAACAGAAAATAGTCACGGAATAGTGCAGAATTATAAAACGAAATTTCATGGTCTTATTGGAAACATTTACTGTAAAACATTAAGGATCAAAAATGGATATATTTTGAGAATATTCATAATACGAAGAGAAGATAATTATAGGATTCAGATAAAGtacaaatacacaaaaattgtacGTGCATTTCTTTACAGATCTATTACAGTACGGATATGGGCAGATTAATAAATGCGGGTAAGTTTACTTGGATACTTTGTGCTACCGAAGCATTTCATTTAATCTGTTTATAATATTTCatacaaagtatattttagcaatTAAAAATCGTAAATTAATCCCTGCTTTTCTTCTATAGTTGGGAAAGATTTCAATGCAAGAATAGGCAATGTATAGCAAACGAGTTGTTGTGCGATGGACGAGCAGACTGTACAGATCAGTCTGATGAAACAGTTACAGAATGTAACAACACAAACATAATATGTGCTGATTATGCATTTCGATGTTCATATGGTGGATGCATAGATGGAGATAAAACTTGCAATGGAATACGAGATTGTGTTGACAATAGCGATGAGACATTGTCTAGATGTAGCGCTGGAGGGAGCAATGGATCTACGTGCTCACCGAATCAATTCTTATGTGATAATAGACAGTGCATCCCTGGAGGAAATTTATGCGATGGTACTGCTGATTGTGCAGATAGTTCAGATGAAACGCCTATTCAATGTGAATCAATCATGTAAGTTATGAGctggagaaataaaaaattccaaatgtATACAATTCATAAATATGTCAGAGTCATATTGTAATACATCCGTATTGTAATTGCTGTGTTTATGTGAGAATTACAAAATCTTCACTCCTACAGGTATTTACGGTCAGTCATTAGACTGACAATTGTTTAAATCTGTTTAAAGGTGTCCGCAATTATTCTTTCGTTGCAACTATGGTGGGTGTATCGATCGTAAATTAAAGTGTGATGGAGCTGCGGATTGTGTAGATGGTTCGGATGAAGATCAAAGACTATGCAGACATCTCACAGTCACAGCCACGCCTGCAACAACTGCTATCACCTCTAATATTTGGACTCCGAGTTCAAAGCAATCTTGCCTCACACCTTCACAACCCAAAAATGGCTTCTGGAAGTTACATAAATTACACTGCGCCAGCGACGAGCATTGTGATGTTGCACAAGGTGTTGAGGTGGACCCTGGAACGTCTTTAGTTTATGACTGTAATCCCGGTTATACAATTAAAGGCTCTCCTAACGTAGTTTGTGGTGTAGGACGTATATGGTTTGATATTCCAGTGTGTACAGGTACAGGAGTACTACGATGTAAAATTTGGATATATAATCGCGCCAAGATATTATAAGCAACATTCTATGTTCTAGAAATACGCTGCAGAGTTTTACAGTCAGCTTCGACAAATGCCGTATGTAGGTACGATGACCAAGATGTGTCGTGCCAGACTCCTGCTTTACCCGGAACAGTGGCAAGATTAACGTGTCGCGCTGGTTATCGTCCCTATACGTCAATATTCTACACATCAGtagttaaatgtaataaaactgGTTGGTGGAACCCGGGACCGACACCATGCCTTCCAGGTCCGCTAACAGTAAACGTATACATAATAAGGAGTAATTCCACATTGGTAGAGATTGCAGACGATAAAATCGTTATTTATAGGAATAAAGAAAGGGAACTAATTGCGGTTTTATAATTCGTAATTAAACGTAATTCTACTAGCATTTAAATTCATATGTATTACTATAATTTATGTTATGTGTACATGATCCAGCCTAAGCAattcaataatttaaatatttgttttagaaTGCGGTCTTGTTCCTCCAGATAGTACGCCCCTCATTGTGCATGGAACCCAAGCGAAGATTAGTCAATTCCCGTGGCATGCTACACTATACAGAGCAGAAAAGCCTGGCgacgataaaaaatttatttgcggcGCAACAATTATTCAGAATACGCTTTTAGTTACGGCAG is a window encoding:
- the Pus1 gene encoding pseudouridine synthase 1 isoform X1 is translated as MRRAGFVLNGYKYVQGDTLQNTESFKTSTWMNIKYSVQMFCGTKYRFLTNLPVLRLSNFQFDNILYRNMSVQIDDSNPDTIEKSNKRQLVDENDEVVAKAQKVDEITENVKEKLKRRNFVLMLGYLGKDYFGMQRNPGKKTIEEDLLSALLKSDFITKEQFEDVRQIKFQRAARTDRGVSAVRQIVSLRLPDHTNKEEINEHLPQEIRVFGVKRVTKGFNSKNQCDARTYRYVIPTFSLAPEDPIFLQIGEERELDVEKRLEQLSMIDGKPYNEFRLTTDMLDKLNETLKLFERTHNFHNFTSKIRPLDPSARRYIISFRCVETFVANDTEFAVLEVKGQSFMLHQIRKMVSLVVGVARNIVTNDILKDAFSLERIDIPTAPGLGLSLHHVHYKYYNKRYGTDGIHETLDWDECGEEVEKFYKEYILKNIVDTEVSEKTTLTWLASFLTPKRFAFRDPVAPCEYV
- the LOC143367275 gene encoding LOW QUALITY PROTEIN: uncharacterized protein LOC143367275 (The sequence of the model RefSeq protein was modified relative to this genomic sequence to represent the inferred CDS: inserted 1 base in 1 codon); protein product: MLRVIPDCFRISRRSASTGSRRESRNFFRFRFIIMKNAIIIIIFTIISNLLEYGYGQSSKCGLERFQCKNGQCIANELLCDGRADCKDQSDETVAECTKPEIACPDYAFRCSYGGCVDGDATCNGVRDCVDNSDETLSRCRDRGSNESTTCSPNQFLCDNKQCIPGSNLCDGTADCADKSDETFIQCGSITCPHLVFRCNYGACIDGDLKCNGVANCADGSDEDPRVCRDITVTTAPDTTSTTTSTTTFTTSTTRTPSPRQPCIAPSQPKNGSWKLHKSQCASGEHCDVPEGVQMEPGTYLVYNCNPGYKIRGSADVVCGPGRVWLNIPVCTEIRCRALQSASTNAVCLYDDEDVSCQSPVLPRTVAVLTCRTSYRQDTALLSRSTVKCNKTGQWDPEPIRCIPVCGVTTPNNVPLIVHGTRPKISEFPWHATLYRAENPDKTKEFICGATIIHERLLVTAAHCVYNEVTKRLEDASKFFIATGNIYREYDSPFHNSITVKKAKVKNMYVVCNYLGLEGNYAGDIAILEITEPFIFSSLLLPICMDIPNEQIILESGLFGKVAGFGRTALGASSYILQSITVPYIPLNQCKTSSMPYETERYITFDKFCAGYTNGTSVCDGDSGGGLAFRRRNLWYLKGIVSVSLGTTTTGAGRICDSNSYSLYTRVSNHMSWIQEVIXSIRIIQIVSFMSDNILISYLLQYGYGQINKCGWERFQCKNRQCIANELLCDGRADCTDQSDETVTECNNTNIICADYAFRCSYGGCIDGDKTCNGIRDCVDNSDETLSRCSAGGSNGSTCSPNQFLCDNRQCIPGGNLCDGTADCADSSDETPIQCESIMCPQLFFRCNYGGCIDRKLKCDGAADCVDGSDEDQRLCRHLTVTATPATTAITSNIWTPSSKQSCLTPSQPKNGFWKLHKLHCASDEHCDVAQGVEVDPGTSLVYDCNPGYTIKGSPNVVCGVGRIWFDIPVCTEIRCRVLQSASTNAVCRYDDQDVSCQTPALPGTVARLTCRAGYRPYTSIFYTSVVKCNKTGWWNPGPTPCLPECGLVPPDSTPLIVHGTQAKISQFPWHATLYRAEKPGDDKKFICGATIIQNTLLVTAAHCVFNEITKRLDDPSKFFIAAGNIYRDYDSPDHNPLIVKKAEVKSMYVVCNYYGLEGNYAGDIAILEIKEPFVFSSLIMPICMDISKDQILLESGISGKVAGFGRTALGSSSYILQSITVPYVPLNQCKFSSKPYETEKFITFDKFCAGYTNGTSVCDGDSGGGFAVRKGKMWYLQGIVSVSLGARETGAGRICESNSFSLYTQVSYHMTWIQDVVLRLAVYKSYPSCPVI
- the Pus1 gene encoding pseudouridine synthase 1 isoform X2; its protein translation is MRRAGFVLNDNILYRNMSVQIDDSNPDTIEKSNKRQLVDENDEVVAKAQKVDEITENVKEKLKRRNFVLMLGYLGKDYFGMQRNPGKKTIEEDLLSALLKSDFITKEQFEDVRQIKFQRAARTDRGVSAVRQIVSLRLPDHTNKEEINEHLPQEIRVFGVKRVTKGFNSKNQCDARTYRYVIPTFSLAPEDPIFLQIGEERELDVEKRLEQLSMIDGKPYNEFRLTTDMLDKLNETLKLFERTHNFHNFTSKIRPLDPSARRYIISFRCVETFVANDTEFAVLEVKGQSFMLHQIRKMVSLVVGVARNIVTNDILKDAFSLERIDIPTAPGLGLSLHHVHYKYYNKRYGTDGIHETLDWDECGEEVEKFYKEYILKNIVDTEVSEKTTLTWLASFLTPKRFAFRDPVAPCEYV